The following proteins come from a genomic window of Alicyclobacillus dauci:
- a CDS encoding ABC transporter substrate-binding protein, which produces MKKARKCLLGLVGAVCLGSIAGCGTNQSSKEINIGVSAPLTGQFAQDGKYMKQGIQLAVNDVNAKGGIGGRQIKLFFEDDQGPNPTVASNAVTKLVTQDNVVAVIGPHFSPAMLPAESLFSKYKVPALTGATGPVITAQGNPWIFRIRLNDSIGAKLLVQYAVNDLHLKRVGLDYVNTSFGQSGIQAVKQALAADGITPVDIQTHDDSTKDFTSQILSFEKAKVDGVIVWTDDQPSGLLAQQMKQLGANFKLIGSTSFSQPPFLNLAGSASNGAYAITDFTQNNPDPRIQAWESKFNSVYHTKPELYATAYYDAMNILIDALQHSSKVDAPSIQKALENIKNYQGVITNYSYSSGGDMVHAGLITQVQNGQPVVIKKVSGS; this is translated from the coding sequence AAGTGCTTGCTTGGTCTAGTGGGTGCCGTGTGTCTCGGTTCAATTGCCGGCTGTGGTACTAACCAGTCTTCAAAAGAGATTAATATTGGTGTTTCGGCTCCTTTGACAGGACAGTTCGCTCAGGATGGTAAGTACATGAAACAGGGTATACAACTGGCCGTTAATGACGTGAATGCTAAAGGTGGTATCGGCGGTAGGCAGATCAAGTTATTCTTTGAGGATGACCAAGGACCCAATCCTACGGTTGCCTCGAATGCCGTGACAAAACTGGTTACGCAAGACAACGTTGTTGCAGTTATTGGGCCACACTTTTCCCCAGCCATGCTTCCAGCTGAATCTTTGTTCAGCAAGTACAAAGTGCCTGCACTGACCGGAGCCACCGGGCCGGTGATCACTGCACAAGGCAATCCGTGGATTTTTCGTATTAGGTTAAATGATTCCATCGGGGCAAAATTACTTGTACAGTACGCAGTAAATGATCTTCATTTAAAACGTGTGGGATTAGATTACGTCAACACGTCCTTCGGACAGAGTGGGATTCAAGCAGTCAAACAAGCCCTTGCTGCAGACGGGATTACCCCAGTTGATATTCAAACACACGATGACTCTACGAAAGACTTCACATCTCAGATATTAAGTTTTGAAAAGGCAAAAGTAGATGGCGTTATCGTCTGGACAGACGATCAACCTAGCGGTCTCTTAGCCCAGCAGATGAAGCAACTTGGCGCGAATTTTAAGCTGATCGGCTCAACCTCGTTTAGCCAACCACCATTTCTAAATCTGGCAGGCAGTGCTTCTAATGGGGCATATGCTATTACTGACTTTACGCAAAACAATCCCGACCCACGGATTCAGGCCTGGGAATCAAAGTTTAATAGTGTCTATCACACAAAACCTGAATTGTATGCGACGGCCTATTACGACGCAATGAATATACTAATAGATGCGTTACAACACTCCAGTAAAGTCGATGCACCATCAATTCAAAAGGCACTTGAGAACATTAAAAATTACCAGGGCGTCATTACGAATTACAGTTATAGCTCCGGCGGGGACATGGTTCATGCCGGCTTAATTACACAGGTACAGAACGGTCAACCCGTGGTAATTAAGAAGGTTAGTGGGTCATAA
- a CDS encoding branched-chain amino acid ABC transporter permease, with amino-acid sequence MSLQLIISGLAMGAIYALIALGFTLIWNAVGIVNFAQGELVMIAAYVSAGWLAMSLHLPWVLNLLMVMIFMAIFGIFIARWMYHPLRKSSQLSAIVATIGLSLFLKNIAVLIWGPEPLIDPSPFKAVTLHVGRAAFSGQYISILAALLILMGLQVFMFRRTQVGRAMQATAQDGEVARLMGVNTKTIISIIFAYAFVLAGIAGVLMAPLFYVSADMGSLVALKAFAACIIGGFGNVQGALVGGLILGVLEAFGSYFISSQYVDVISFGLLIAFLIFRPQGIFGEPIMERP; translated from the coding sequence ATGAGCCTTCAACTCATCATTTCTGGTCTGGCAATGGGGGCAATCTATGCCCTGATTGCATTAGGGTTCACCTTGATATGGAACGCTGTTGGGATTGTTAATTTTGCGCAGGGTGAATTAGTCATGATTGCTGCGTACGTTAGTGCAGGTTGGTTGGCTATGTCTTTACATTTACCATGGGTTCTTAATTTACTCATGGTTATGATTTTTATGGCAATATTCGGAATATTCATTGCGCGATGGATGTATCATCCGTTGCGAAAGTCATCACAATTGTCTGCAATTGTAGCGACTATCGGTTTATCACTGTTTCTGAAGAACATCGCAGTTTTGATATGGGGACCAGAACCCTTAATAGACCCTAGTCCGTTCAAAGCTGTTACGTTGCACGTCGGACGCGCCGCATTCTCAGGTCAATATATCAGTATTCTTGCTGCCCTATTAATTCTAATGGGATTACAGGTATTTATGTTTCGCCGTACGCAAGTTGGGCGTGCAATGCAAGCTACTGCTCAGGATGGAGAAGTGGCACGTCTCATGGGGGTTAATACTAAGACGATCATTTCCATCATTTTTGCGTATGCGTTTGTACTAGCGGGAATTGCTGGGGTTTTGATGGCCCCATTGTTCTATGTATCAGCCGATATGGGGAGTCTGGTTGCATTGAAGGCGTTTGCAGCCTGTATTATCGGGGGGTTTGGTAATGTTCAGGGGGCCCTTGTAGGAGGGCTTATTCTTGGTGTTTTAGAAGCCTTCGGATCTTACTTTATTTCCTCTCAATACGTCGATGTGATTTCCTTTGGACTGTTGATCGCGTTCCTAATTTTCCGACCACAAGGGATTTTTGGTGAACCAATCATGGAGAGGCCGTGA